One Miscanthus floridulus cultivar M001 chromosome 11, ASM1932011v1, whole genome shotgun sequence DNA window includes the following coding sequences:
- the LOC136494227 gene encoding B3 domain-containing protein Os02g0683500-like: MEFASSSSRFSKEEDEEEEEEDEEASPREIPFMTAAAATADTGPAAASSSSPYAAASASASGSAAALRSSDDAGASGSSGGRGRDDAEVIEKEHMFDKVVTPSDVGKLNRLVIPKQHAEKYFPLDAAANEKGLLLSFEDRAGKLWRFRYSYWNSSQSYVVTKGWSRFVKEKCLDAGDTVSFCRGAGEATRDRLFIDWKRRADSRDPHRIPRLPLPMAPVASPYGLGPWGGGSGGFFMPPAPPATLYEHHHRFRQALDFRNINAAAAPARQLLFFGSQGMLPRASMPQQQPQPPPPPPPLPLHSIMMVQPSSPAVTHGLPMVLDSVPLVNSPTAAAKRVRLFGVNLDNPQPGSSAESSQDANALSLRIPGWQRPGPLRFFESPQRGAAESSAASSPSSSSSSKREAHSSLDLDL, translated from the coding sequence ATGGAGTTCGCGAGCTCTTCGAGTAGGTTTTCcaaagaggaggacgaggaggaagaggaggaagacgaggaGGCGTCCCCGCGCGAGATCCCCTTCATGACAGCGGCGGCTGCGACGGCCGACACCGGACCCGCCGCCGCCTCTTCGTCCTCGCCTTACGCAGCGGCCTCGGCGTCAGCGTCGGGTTCGGCTGCCGCCCTCCGCTCGAGCGACGACGCCGGGGCGTCCGGGAGCAGCGGCGGCCGGGGGCGCGACGACGCGGAGGTGATCGAGAAGGAGCACATGTTCGACAAGGTGGTGACGCCCAGCGACGTGGGGAAGCTCAACCGGCTGGTGATCCCGAAGCAGCACGCGGAGAAGTACTTCCCGCTGGACGCGGCGGCCAACGAGAAGGGCCTCCTGCTCAGCTTCGAGGACCGCGCCGGCAAGCTCTGGCGCTTCCGCTACTCCTACTGGAACAGCAGCCAGAGCTACGTCGTGACCAAGGGCTGGAGCCGCTTCGTCAAGGAGAAGTGCCTCGACGCCGGGGACACCGTCTCCTTCTGTCGCGGCGCCGGCGAGGCCACAAGGGACCGCCTCTTCATCGACTGGAAGCGCCGCGCCGACTCCCGCGACCCGCACCGGATACCGCGCCTTCCGCTCCCGATGGCGCCGGTCGCGTCGCCCTATGGCCTTGGCCCCTGGGGCGGCGGCTCGGGCGGTTTCTTCATgccgcccgcgccgcccgccACACTCTACGAGCACCACCACCGCTTCCGCCAGGCCCTCGACTTCCGCAACAtcaacgccgccgccgcgccggccaGGCAGCTCCTCTTCTTCGGCTCACAAGGCATGCTCCCGCGCGCGTCcatgccgcagcagcagccgcagccgccgccgccgcctccgcccctGCCTCTGCACAGCATTATGATGGTGCAACCCAGCAGCCCCGCCGTCACGCACGGCCTGCCCATGGTTCTCGACTCGGTGCCGCTCGTCAACAGCCCAACGGCAGCCGCGAAGCGCGTCCGCCTGTTTGGGGTCAACCTCGACAACCCGCAACCAGGCAGCAGTGCCGAGTCAAGCCAAGACGCCAACGCGTTGTCGCTGAGGATACCGGGATGGCAAAGGCCGGGGCCATTGAGGTTCTTCGAATCGCCTCAACGCGGCGCCGCTGAGTCATCTGCAGCCTCGTcgccgtcgtcatcatcgtcctcCAAGAGAGAAGCGCATTCGTCATTGGATCTCGATCTGTGA